The window AGCTGCAATGTTAGCTGGAATTCCCAAAAGCCCTAATTATTATTCTCCATTAAATAATTTAAAAGCATCACAAGATCGTAAAAATGTTGTATTGTCTCAAATGGAGAAATATGGTTATATCAATGCCTCTAAAGCGACTGAAGCCAAAAATGAAAAGATAAATATTTCAACGAAGCACGCTCCAACCAAAGAAAGTAATCAATCAAAATTTGCTTCTTATTTTGTCGATTATGTTACTCAAATACTAGTGGAAAAATACGGTGCTGATGCAATTTATAAAGATGGTTTACAAGTCTATACAACTATTGATATGGATATGCAAACAGCCGCTGAAAATGCTATGGCTAAATTGCCAACATACCGTACCGATTCAAATAATGTCCGTCAACCACAAGGAGCCTTAGTGGCAATTGATCCGCAAACCGGTTATATCAAAGCAATGGTTGGGGGTCGAGGTGATGACCAATTTAACCGCGCAACAATGGCAGAAAGACAGCCTGGTTCTGCTTTTAAACCATTTGTTTTCTTGGCTGCCATTGAATCAAATATGTCCCCAGGAACAATTCTTGATGATTCTCCGGTAAGCTTTGGTAGTTGGTCACCGGTTAACTATAACGGCAAATTTAACGGCAAGGTTAATTTAAGAACCGTTGTAGAAAATTCACTGAATGTACCAACTGTAAAATTAACACAAGAAATAGGCGTTGATAAGCCGCTATATTATGCTGAAAAAATGGGTATTTCAACCTTAGTATTAGATGGACCACAAACCGACCGCAACTTAGCAATGGCCTTGGGAGGCTTAACTCGAGGAGTAACTCCAATGGAGTTAGCTAGTGCTTATGGTGTTTTTGCTAATCAAGGAAAACACGCTAAACCGATTGCTATTTTGAAAATATTAGATCGCAATGGGAAAGTCCTAGAACAATCCAGTATTAAAGACTCTAAAGTAATCAGTCCGGCCAGTGCTTATACCATTACTGATATGTTAAAAGGAGTAGTCACTAGAGGAACAGGTACTGCTGCTAATATCGGTCGTCCTGCTGCTGGTAAAACCGGAACTACCAGTGATTATAAAGATGCGTGGTTTGTCGGTTACACTCCAAATTTAGTGGCTTCTGTTTGGGTTGGTAACGATAATAACGAGAACCTAGCTGGCGTAACTGGCGGAGCATTACCAGCACAAATTTGGCGCTCCTTTATGGAAAAAGCCGTACAAGGCTTACCAAACCGCGATTTCAATCGTCCTGATGGTTTAGTCCTTGATTCTACCTCAATGTCACTGGATGCTTCTGAAAAACCAAAAGATGGTGAGGACAAAGACAAAACGACCGATCCAAAGAAAGAGCAAGATAAAGATAAATTAACAAAAGATGCTGATAAAAACAACACTAAAACTAATAGCGAAACTAAAGAACCTGTTATAAAAAATAATGATAATAAAGCTAGTAATCCAGCAACTTCAGCAAATGACAATGCAGGAGCTGCCGCACCACCACCCCTAGATAAAACTAATTAAAATAACAAAAAAGGACGCCTAAGGCTAGATATAAATTTAGCCTCGGGCGTCCTTTTTGTATTCTTATTTATTGTTTTTCATCCTAACAATATCAGAAATAGTATTATTACAACTTAATAAACAATAATATTTCATCAGTTATTTAAAGATTAGTTCTTGCTTAGATTATTCCCCTTTGGCTATAATTCTCCCCAATAATTCTTAAACAAATATAATAATCAAGAAATCTTGTTTTTATTATATTACCGCACAAAATTTGTATAAACTCGCTCTTCAATAATTGGCGCAGCAACACCGGCTTTCTCTCCAGCTTCTTTGCATTTTAAAAACCAAGCCATATTTTTTGCTAGGGTACGCATAATTTGTAACCCCTCCAAATCTTGTGCCACATCTTCCGGTTTAGCACCATGAATCATATTCCAATAATTTGACGAAATAATCGGCATTTGCG of the Negativicutes bacterium genome contains:
- a CDS encoding PBP1A family penicillin-binding protein, whose translation is MNDYKEKSPTKKTNKGFKVFSIFVIVIAIIFAGAGLGFLTASLNTKPGLIDDIRPPASSQIYDINGKLITNIHSEQNRIPVKLSKVPKNLQEAFIAVEDARFYQHSGIDPRGILRAVWSNITNRGVAEGGSTITQQLAKNAYLSQEQTLKRKIQEVFLALQIERNYTKNEILELYLNQIYFGQGAYGVEAASQVYFNKNVEDITLAEAAMLAGIPKSPNYYSPLNNLKASQDRKNVVLSQMEKYGYINASKATEAKNEKINISTKHAPTKESNQSKFASYFVDYVTQILVEKYGADAIYKDGLQVYTTIDMDMQTAAENAMAKLPTYRTDSNNVRQPQGALVAIDPQTGYIKAMVGGRGDDQFNRATMAERQPGSAFKPFVFLAAIESNMSPGTILDDSPVSFGSWSPVNYNGKFNGKVNLRTVVENSLNVPTVKLTQEIGVDKPLYYAEKMGISTLVLDGPQTDRNLAMALGGLTRGVTPMELASAYGVFANQGKHAKPIAILKILDRNGKVLEQSSIKDSKVISPASAYTITDMLKGVVTRGTGTAANIGRPAAGKTGTTSDYKDAWFVGYTPNLVASVWVGNDNNENLAGVTGGALPAQIWRSFMEKAVQGLPNRDFNRPDGLVLDSTSMSLDASEKPKDGEDKDKTTDPKKEQDKDKLTKDADKNNTKTNSETKEPVIKNNDNKASNPATSANDNAGAAAPPPLDKTN